The following are encoded in a window of Lampris incognitus isolate fLamInc1 chromosome 15, fLamInc1.hap2, whole genome shotgun sequence genomic DNA:
- the LOC130125170 gene encoding uncharacterized protein LOC130125170 has translation MTHKPTNSKESPFFNLDFLLSPKQRTNNSDFVSQTVAVSAELSGGRMNEFYTVLTGETLGVHTEFIKKHTHNSQIEVASYMLCGYILAFCPIVSRAGTDIEAAMRVIPAGKPVILVVLHNTFNPDKTIVESSGMVTRQDIVLTVDCLFHDGKLLKCPRNKAAFNGVANLVRQWYPKRKNAGKFVESTQRADTETSGPSRSTHGAPEVKQARMEQFVNNISQKVNSLVFSLIVDDVQAFSLLEQPAFRKVIEGISGGETVMTQETLMARLEKAYTHMKEELKAKLGKVHAVCTTADIWTASNRNFFGMTCHWIEGDELERKSAALACARIKGRHTNDIVAAKIHEIHVAYNIENKVQATVTDNGSNFVKPFKEFSTPSDDHDEADDQVDFRDMDAIFAEETDEHLHLFLPPHQRCASHTMNLIASKDLVKALTQGPTHKVYCSAMTKCSALWNKVHRSPLAAEAVEDIGKMKLIVPCVTRWNSEYDAVEKILSLNEAQLGEVCDRLNIARMLPHEIVFLKKYAEVFKPLAFALELLQGENKCFYGLLIPILLTLKKKLCEKRAAIHVFSDAIGTILAAIDTHFAQLFNNQDAKIATATMPQFRLWWLEEAEREDMRTLLVLEATRLDPGDDTQSDSSPNSTRSDEGFFSYGPGNSNVNSVVADEVQKYLEGTNKSLDCLHDFPKVKRLFLKSNTILPSSAPVERLFSQGGNIFTPQRNSLTDEHFEQVLLLRYNGKLIPSAFDYA, from the exons ATGACACACAAGCCAACCAACAGTAAGGAAAGCCCGTTCTTTAACTTAGATTTTCTTCTAAGTCCCAAACAGCGTACCAACAATTCGGACTTTGTATCACAAACTGTTGCCGTGTCTGCTGAGCTATCAG GAGGGCGGATGAATGAGTTCTACACTGTTCTGACTGGAGAAACTCTTGGGGTTCATACGGAATTCATTAAAAAACATACACATAATTCTCAGATTGAAGTGGCGTCATATATGCTATGTGGTTACATCCTGGCTTTCTGTCCAATTGTCTCACGAGCTGGGACTGACATTGAGGCGGCAATGCGAGTGATTCCAG CTGGTAAACCAGTGATTCTGGTGGTGCTACATAACACCTTCAACCCAGACAAAACTATAGTTGAAAGCAGTGGAATGGTGACCAGGCAGGATATAGTACTCACTGTGGACTGCCTGTTCCATGACGGCAAGCTCTTGAAATGTCCCCGCAATAAAGCAGCATTCAATGGTGTTGCAAACCTTGTTCGACAGTGGTATCCCAAG AGAAAAAATGCTGGGAAATTTGTGGAGAGCACACAGAGGGCTGACACAGAAACTTCAGGACCTAGCAGATCAACTCATGGAGCACCAGAAGTGAAACAAGCAAGGATGGAACAATTTGTGAATAATATTTCCCAAAAAGTAAATTCCCTTGTCTTCAGTTTAATTGTGGATGATGTCCAGGCATTCTCTCTATTGGAACAGCCTGCGTTTAGGAAAGTAATTGAGGGCATAAGTGGGGGCGAGACTGTAATGACCCAAGAGACACTGATGGCTAGGCTTGAaaaggcatacacacacatgaaagaGGAACTTAAAGCAAAGCTAGGAAAAGTGCATGCGGTGTGCACAACAGCTGATATATGGACAGCTTCCAATAGGAATTTTTTTGGGATGACTTGCCATTGGATCGAGGGCGACGAGCTGGAGAGGAAATCAGCAGCACTTGCCTGTGCAAGGATTAAAGGCAGACACACAAATGACATTGTTGCTGCTAAGATACATGAGATTCACGTGGCTTACAATATTGAAAACAAAGTCCAAGCTACTGTCACAGATAACGGTAGCAATTTTGTTAAACCTTTCAAAGAGTTTTCAACACCAAGTGATGACCATGATGAGGCGGATGACCAAGTTGATTTTCGGGATATGGATGCTATTTTTGCTGAAGAGACAGATGAACACTTGCATCTATTTCTACCACCCCACCAGAGATGTGCATCGCACACAATGAACCTGATAGCCTCCAAGGATCTTGTGAAAGCTTTGACACAGGGGCCAACACACAAAGTGTACTGCAGTGCAATGACCAAATGCTCAGCATTATGGAACAAGGTCCACCGATCACCATTGGCTGCTGAAGCTGTGGAAGACATAGGGAAAATGAAACTCATTGTTCCATGTGTTACCCGCTGGAACTCAGAGTATGATGCAGTGGAAAAAATTCTGTCTTTAAATGAGGCACAACTGGGGGAAGTTTGTGACCGCCTGAACATTGCCAGGATGCTTCCCCATGAGATTGTCTTCTTGAAAAAATATGCTGAGGTCTTCAAGCCACTCGCCTTTGCTCTGGAGCTTCTGCAAGGAGAAAATAAATGCTTCTATGGACTGCTCATACCCATACTACTTACTCTGAAGAAGAAGTTATGCGAGAAGAGAGCAGCAATACATGTTTTCTCTGATGCCATTGGCACCATCCTGGCAGCAATAGACACACACTTTGCCCAGTTGTTTAACAATCAGGATGCAAAAATTGCAACAGCAACTATGCCACAGTTCCGTTTGTGGTGGCTGGAAGAAGCTGAACGAGAGGACATGCGTACATTGTTGGTGTTAGAGGCAACCCGCCTGGATCCAGGTGATGACACTCAGTCTGACAGCAGTCCAAATTCCACACGGTCAGATGAGGGTTTCTTCAGTTATGGACCTGGAAACTCCAATGTCAACAGTGTTGTTGCTGATGAAGTCCAGAAGTATCTAGAGGGGACAAATAAGTCTCTGGACTGCCTTCATGACTTTCCAAAGGTGAAGAGGCTCTTCCTTAAATCCAACACCATCTTGCCCTCGAGTGCACCTGTCGAACGGCTCTTCAGCCAGGGTGGCAACATCTTTACCCCCCAGAGGAACAGCTTGACAGATGAACATTTTGAACAAGTGCTCCTCTTGCGCTACAATGGCAAACTTATCCCTTCGGCCTTTGATTATGCTTAA